A genome region from Dehalococcoidia bacterium includes the following:
- a CDS encoding GYD domain-containing protein: MPTYILLSTLTDEGRKTLKERPERLEEVNKEVEAMGGRVTAQYAVIGNYDFVNVVEAPSNEVIARISVELGARGTIRITTYPAMTISQFTQSLRASPARAG; encoded by the coding sequence ATGCCGACCTACATCCTGCTCAGCACCCTGACAGACGAAGGCCGTAAGACGCTCAAGGAGCGGCCGGAACGGCTCGAGGAGGTCAACAAGGAGGTCGAAGCGATGGGCGGCCGCGTGACCGCCCAGTACGCGGTGATCGGCAACTACGACTTCGTCAACGTCGTCGAGGCTCCGAGTAACGAAGTGATCGCCCGCATCTCGGTCGAGCTCGGGGCGCGCGGCACGATCCGCATCACCACCTACCCGGCGATGACGATCAGCCAGTTCACGCAGTCGCTCCGCGCCAGCCCCGCCCGGGCAGGGTAG
- a CDS encoding alcohol dehydrogenase catalytic domain-containing protein, translating to MRAAVWNASGNLDVVDRPVPEPRPGWARLRVCSAGICGTDLHFYRGSFPAPAGLLPGHEVGGAVDAVGEGVELAIGTPVAVEPLVGCGGCAHCRTGNYNRCQRRTLFGVTGRGGLAEYMTVPAASLYPLPEGLSAEAGSLVEPLAVCVRGTRLAGVELGTRVAVLGTGSIGLLSLVSARASGAIEVYATARHPAQREQAAALGADGIFSSGDELAAALGERPVDVVIETVGGKAETLAEAVRLVRPGGSIGMLGVFDGPAALPAIDFSVKEVRLVGSNCYAWSGGLRDFAVAIELLRANLARLTPLVTHRFPLERVNEAFATAADKSTGAIKVQLTP from the coding sequence ATGCGCGCCGCGGTGTGGAATGCGAGCGGCAACCTCGATGTCGTCGACCGGCCCGTGCCGGAGCCGAGACCGGGCTGGGCGCGGCTGCGGGTCTGCTCCGCGGGCATCTGCGGCACGGATCTGCATTTCTACCGCGGTTCGTTTCCCGCGCCCGCCGGATTGCTGCCCGGCCACGAAGTAGGCGGCGCCGTCGATGCCGTGGGCGAGGGCGTTGAGCTGGCGATTGGTACGCCCGTGGCCGTCGAGCCGCTGGTTGGCTGCGGCGGCTGCGCACACTGCCGCACGGGCAACTACAACCGCTGTCAGCGGCGTACGCTGTTCGGCGTCACCGGCCGTGGCGGCCTCGCCGAGTACATGACCGTGCCCGCGGCCTCGCTCTACCCGCTGCCCGAGGGGCTGTCAGCGGAAGCCGGCAGCCTGGTCGAGCCGCTGGCGGTCTGCGTGCGCGGCACACGGCTTGCAGGCGTCGAATTGGGGACGCGCGTGGCGGTGCTGGGGACCGGCAGCATCGGCCTGCTCTCGCTGGTCAGCGCCCGCGCCTCCGGAGCCATCGAAGTCTATGCCACTGCCCGCCACCCGGCGCAGCGCGAGCAGGCCGCCGCGCTCGGCGCCGATGGCATCTTCAGCTCAGGCGATGAGCTCGCGGCCGCGCTGGGCGAACGCCCCGTCGACGTGGTGATCGAGACGGTCGGCGGCAAGGCCGAGACGTTGGCCGAGGCCGTGCGGCTGGTACGTCCGGGCGGGTCGATCGGCATGCTCGGCGTCTTCGATGGCCCGGCCGCGCTGCCGGCGATCGATTTCTCGGTCAAAGAAGTGCGGCTGGTTGGTTCCAACTGCTACGCATGGTCCGGCGGACTCAGAGACTTCGCCGTGGCCATCGAACTGCTGCGCGCGAACCTGGCCCGCCTCACGCCGTTGGTGACGCATCGCTTCCCGCTGGAGCGGGTGAACGAAGCGTTCGCCACGGCCGCCGATAAGTCGACCGGCGCGATCAAGGTCCAGCTCACGCCCTGA
- a CDS encoding HAD family hydrolase, producing the protein MAIRALAIDLDGTLLSGTEAVSPRNRQAVEAALAAGLQIVIATAGWYQRAERVAKLFGLSGPIIACSGAEVRRLSDGADLLDLRMPAAFGTRLYEIIDAQRCIAWVAQDDAVLMKIEGELGAAALMPELLRVPSIAAAARVPPRIILVQGSAVNRAIVDKLAPEWSDRVRFVSSISGHGKSILTLTATGADKGVALAVACRDLGCAPADVVAIGDAENDIEMFRVAGGSFAMGQADEAVKAAARAVTGSNEEDGVAQAIELVLAQGERVFG; encoded by the coding sequence GTGGCGATTCGCGCTCTGGCGATCGACCTCGACGGCACGCTGCTTTCCGGTACCGAGGCCGTCTCGCCGCGGAACCGGCAGGCGGTCGAGGCCGCGCTCGCCGCCGGGCTGCAGATCGTGATCGCCACTGCAGGCTGGTATCAGCGCGCGGAGCGTGTGGCAAAGTTGTTCGGGCTCTCCGGCCCCATAATCGCCTGTTCTGGCGCCGAGGTACGGCGGCTCTCGGACGGCGCCGACCTGCTCGATCTGCGCATGCCGGCCGCGTTCGGCACACGGCTGTACGAGATCATCGATGCGCAGCGCTGCATCGCCTGGGTGGCGCAGGACGACGCGGTGCTGATGAAAATCGAGGGCGAGCTTGGCGCCGCGGCGTTGATGCCCGAGCTGCTGCGCGTGCCGTCGATCGCGGCCGCGGCCAGGGTACCCCCGCGTATCATCCTTGTGCAGGGCTCCGCCGTGAACCGCGCGATCGTCGACAAGCTCGCCCCGGAGTGGAGCGACCGTGTGCGCTTCGTCAGCTCAATCTCCGGCCACGGCAAGAGCATACTGACGCTCACTGCAACCGGCGCCGACAAGGGCGTTGCGCTCGCCGTCGCGTGCCGCGATCTCGGCTGCGCGCCCGCCGATGTGGTGGCGATCGGCGATGCCGAGAACGATATCGAAATGTTTCGGGTGGCCGGCGGCTCGTTCGCGATGGGGCAGGCGGACGAGGCCGTGAAGGCGGCGGCGCGTGCCGTGACCGGCAGCAACGAGGAAGACGGCGTCGCCCAGGCGATCGAGCTGGTGCTGGCGCAGGGCGAGCGTGTTTTCGGCTGA